From Pseudomonas sp. FP2335, the proteins below share one genomic window:
- a CDS encoding glutathione S-transferase family protein, with the protein MYKVYGDYKSGNCYKIKLMLNLLGLPYQWIDVDILNGDTQTAEFLAKNPNGKIPVLELEDGTCLWESNAILNFLADGSEFLPTEPRLRTQVLQWQFFEQYSHEPYIAVARFIQFYLNMPEDRLEEYKTCHKRGHKALKVMERQLQATPYLVGEQYSIADIALYAYTHVAHEGGFDLTPYPAVQAWLARVASHPRHVTMLD; encoded by the coding sequence ATGTACAAGGTTTATGGCGATTACAAATCGGGCAACTGCTACAAGATCAAATTGATGCTCAACCTGTTGGGCCTCCCGTACCAATGGATCGATGTGGACATCCTCAACGGCGATACCCAGACCGCTGAGTTCCTGGCCAAGAACCCCAACGGCAAGATCCCGGTACTGGAACTGGAAGACGGCACCTGCCTGTGGGAATCCAACGCGATCCTCAACTTCCTCGCCGACGGCAGCGAATTCCTGCCGACGGAACCGCGTTTGCGCACCCAGGTGTTGCAGTGGCAGTTTTTCGAGCAGTACAGCCATGAGCCGTACATCGCGGTGGCGCGGTTTATCCAGTTCTACCTGAACATGCCGGAGGATCGCCTGGAGGAATACAAGACCTGCCACAAGCGCGGCCACAAGGCGTTGAAGGTTATGGAGCGGCAGTTGCAAGCCACGCCGTACCTGGTGGGTGAGCAGTATTCGATTGCGGATATAGCGTTGTATGCCTACACGCATGTGGCGCATGAGGGCGGGTTTGATCTGACGCCGTATCCGGCCGTGCAGGCGTGGCTGGCGCGAGTGGCCAGCCATCCAAGACATGTGACGATGCTGGACTGA
- a CDS encoding NCS2 family permease, translated as MDSRKSEAPTLDVAPPTNSWLERLFKLSLHGTTVRTELIAGLTTFITMAYIIFVNPNIMADAGIDHGAAFVATCIAAALGCLLMGLYANWPVGLAPGMGLNAFFTYTVVGTMGYTWETALGAVFISGVLFMGLTLSRVREWLLNSIPVSLRHAMGAGVGLFLGVIGLKTAGIIVDSPATLIKLGSLHEPAPLLAAVCFLLIAILSYHRVFGAILISIIAVTLAGWGLGLVHYNGMISTPPSLAPTWMAMDVKGVFNVSMISVVFAFLFVHMFDTAGTLMGVAQRAGLVNADGKIDNLSRALKADSASSVFGAMVGVPPVTSYVESAAGVAAGGRTGLTAVTVGILFVAAMFFAPLAGMIPAYATAGALIYVAMLMMASMAHINWDEATDSIPAIVTAIMMPLTFSVADGIALGFITYVALKAGTGKYREISVSLWVLCAIFIAKFIFL; from the coding sequence GTGGATAGCCGCAAATCCGAAGCCCCTACGCTGGACGTCGCCCCGCCCACCAACAGCTGGCTAGAACGCCTGTTCAAACTCAGCTTGCATGGCACCACAGTGAGGACCGAGTTGATCGCCGGTCTCACCACCTTCATCACCATGGCCTACATCATCTTCGTCAACCCCAACATCATGGCCGACGCCGGCATCGACCATGGCGCGGCATTTGTCGCCACCTGCATCGCCGCCGCGCTCGGTTGCCTGTTGATGGGCCTGTATGCGAACTGGCCGGTAGGCCTGGCGCCGGGCATGGGCTTGAATGCGTTTTTCACCTACACCGTGGTCGGCACCATGGGCTACACCTGGGAAACCGCGCTGGGTGCGGTGTTTATCTCGGGCGTGCTGTTCATGGGCCTGACGCTGTCGCGGGTGCGTGAGTGGCTGCTCAACAGCATCCCGGTGAGCCTGCGCCACGCCATGGGTGCCGGTGTCGGGCTGTTCCTCGGGGTGATCGGCCTGAAAACCGCCGGGATCATCGTCGACAGCCCGGCCACGCTGATCAAGCTCGGCTCGCTGCATGAACCGGCACCGCTACTGGCGGCCGTGTGTTTCCTGCTGATCGCGATCCTCAGCTACCACCGCGTGTTCGGCGCAATCCTGATCAGCATCATCGCCGTGACCCTGGCCGGTTGGGGCTTGGGCCTGGTGCATTACAACGGCATGATCTCCACCCCACCGAGCCTGGCGCCGACCTGGATGGCCATGGACGTAAAAGGTGTATTCAATGTAAGCATGATTAGCGTTGTATTTGCCTTTCTTTTTGTACACATGTTCGACACTGCAGGTACACTGATGGGCGTCGCGCAACGCGCCGGACTGGTCAATGCCGATGGCAAGATCGATAACCTGTCCCGTGCGCTCAAAGCCGACAGTGCGTCCAGCGTGTTTGGCGCCATGGTCGGTGTACCGCCGGTGACCAGCTACGTGGAAAGTGCCGCCGGTGTTGCCGCGGGTGGCCGAACCGGGCTGACCGCCGTGACCGTGGGCATCCTGTTTGTGGCAGCGATGTTTTTCGCGCCACTGGCCGGCATGATTCCCGCGTACGCCACCGCCGGTGCGCTGATCTACGTGGCGATGCTGATGATGGCGAGCATGGCCCATATCAATTGGGACGAAGCCACCGACAGCATTCCGGCGATTGTCACGGCGATCATGATGCCGCTGACCTTCTCGGTGGCCGACGGCATCGCCCTGGGCTTTATCACGTACGTGGCGCTCAAGGCGGGCACCGGCAAGTACCGCGAGATTTCCGTCAGCCTGTGGGTGCTGTGCGCGATCTTTATTGCCAAATTCATATTTCTATAA
- a CDS encoding PLP-dependent aminotransferase family protein, which yields MAFSERVTRLKSSLIREILAAAQRPQVMSFAGGLPAEAMLPALNWDDMPSNIGQYGMSEGEPQLRELLAAQARALGVPCQASQVLVVSGSQQTLDLAAKLYIDKGTPVLLEGPTYLAALQIFQLFGADCLSVPLEADGPDLSTLRANLERHRPAFIYLIPTFQNPSAVRYSEAKREAVAALLDEFGVTLIEDEPYRELSFDGGSAKPIVGRLKKASWIYTGTVSKTLLPGLRVGYLIASPDLFPHLLKLKQSADLHTNRVGQWQAMQWIGTPKYQQHLEQLRSFYRERRDAFQAALERHFADLADWQVPQGGLFFWLTLKQPLDTRTLLAQALDQDVAFMPGEPFFSEPDQHLGSLRLNFSHIDPARLDEGLKRLAAVVRQAQHAQAA from the coding sequence ATGGCCTTCTCTGAACGTGTTACGCGCCTCAAAAGCTCCTTGATCCGTGAAATCCTCGCGGCAGCCCAGCGCCCGCAAGTGATGTCGTTCGCCGGTGGCCTGCCCGCCGAAGCCATGCTGCCGGCGCTGAACTGGGATGACATGCCGTCGAACATCGGCCAATACGGCATGAGCGAAGGCGAACCGCAGTTGCGTGAATTGCTCGCCGCCCAAGCACGGGCCCTGGGCGTGCCGTGCCAGGCCAGCCAGGTGCTGGTGGTCAGCGGCTCGCAGCAAACCCTGGACCTGGCGGCCAAGTTGTACATCGACAAAGGCACGCCGGTCCTGTTGGAGGGCCCGACCTACCTGGCCGCGTTGCAGATCTTCCAGCTGTTCGGCGCCGACTGCCTCAGCGTCCCGTTGGAAGCCGACGGCCCCGACTTGAGCACCCTGCGCGCCAACCTCGAACGCCATCGTCCGGCGTTCATCTACCTGATCCCGACCTTCCAGAACCCGTCGGCCGTACGCTACAGCGAAGCCAAGCGCGAAGCGGTCGCCGCGTTGCTCGATGAGTTCGGCGTGACCCTGATCGAAGACGAGCCGTACCGCGAACTGAGCTTCGACGGCGGCAGCGCCAAACCCATCGTCGGGCGCCTGAAAAAAGCCAGTTGGATCTACACCGGCACCGTGTCCAAGACCCTGTTGCCGGGCCTGCGTGTCGGTTACCTGATCGCCAGCCCGGACCTGTTCCCGCACCTGCTCAAGCTCAAGCAGTCGGCCGACCTGCACACCAACCGCGTCGGCCAATGGCAGGCGATGCAGTGGATCGGCACGCCAAAATACCAGCAGCATCTGGAGCAACTGCGCAGCTTCTACCGCGAGCGCCGCGACGCTTTCCAGGCTGCGCTGGAGCGCCATTTCGCCGACCTCGCCGACTGGCAAGTGCCCCAGGGCGGATTATTCTTCTGGCTGACCTTGAAACAGCCGCTCGACACCCGCACCTTGTTGGCGCAAGCGTTGGATCAGGACGTCGCGTTCATGCCCGGTGAACCGTTCTTTTCCGAGCCCGACCAACACCTGGGTTCATTGCGCCTCAATTTCAGCCATATCGACCCGGCCCGCCTGGATGAAGGCCTCAAGCGCCTGGCCGCGGTGGTCCGTCAAGCACAGCACGCGCAAGCGGCATAA
- a CDS encoding MarR family winged helix-turn-helix transcriptional regulator: MLDLKNPTAQQEAMQAFFFGYQAFTAKADEMLERRGLSRVHQRIVFFIARYPTLSVKELLELLGVSKQALNMPLRQLQEMHLVHSVASATDKRKRLLELSEEGLRFEQSLRREQVKLLQRAFSEAGEEAVAGWLAVNQALSAAN; this comes from the coding sequence ATGCTTGACCTTAAAAACCCCACCGCCCAGCAGGAAGCCATGCAAGCGTTCTTCTTCGGTTACCAGGCGTTTACCGCCAAGGCCGACGAAATGCTCGAACGCCGGGGCCTGAGCCGGGTGCACCAGCGCATTGTGTTTTTTATCGCGCGTTACCCGACCTTGAGCGTGAAAGAACTGCTGGAACTGCTCGGGGTGAGCAAGCAGGCGCTGAACATGCCGCTGCGCCAATTGCAGGAAATGCACCTGGTGCACAGCGTTGCCTCTGCGACCGACAAGCGCAAACGCTTGCTGGAATTGAGCGAGGAAGGCCTGCGTTTCGAACAGTCGTTGCGCCGTGAACAGGTGAAGCTGCTGCAACGCGCGTTCAGTGAAGCCGGTGAAGAAGCGGTGGCCGGATGGTTGGCTGTAAACCAGGCATTGAGTGCGGCGAACTAG
- a CDS encoding LysE family translocator: MNLETWLLFSGAALVVILIPGPLSLLMISNSLNYGLRRSYPAFLGGVFASICLLSASALGLGALLLASEQLFSALKVVGAAYLFYLAWQSWQQSRQPAQGAEVPQLAAVPRFRTLFGRAFVLGASNPKDILFFAAFLPQFLSSQQPFLPQLLIMIATWTLLDLLCKLAYGLGAHGAARYLRSGSGQGWFNRVSAAFFGSAGVAALLRA; encoded by the coding sequence ATGAACCTGGAAACCTGGCTACTGTTCAGCGGCGCGGCATTGGTGGTGATCCTGATCCCGGGGCCGCTGTCACTGTTGATGATCAGCAACAGTCTGAACTACGGCCTGCGCCGTTCGTATCCAGCGTTTCTCGGTGGGGTGTTTGCCTCGATCTGCCTGCTCAGCGCCTCGGCCCTGGGGCTGGGCGCACTGCTGCTGGCCTCCGAGCAACTGTTCAGCGCCCTGAAGGTCGTCGGCGCGGCGTACCTGTTCTACCTCGCCTGGCAGAGCTGGCAGCAGTCGCGGCAACCGGCCCAGGGTGCCGAAGTACCGCAACTGGCCGCCGTACCGCGCTTTCGCACACTGTTCGGGCGTGCCTTTGTGCTGGGCGCCAGCAACCCAAAGGACATCCTGTTCTTCGCCGCGTTCCTGCCGCAATTTCTCAGCAGCCAGCAGCCGTTCCTGCCACAGCTGCTGATCATGATTGCCACCTGGACCCTGCTCGACCTGCTCTGCAAGCTGGCCTACGGTCTCGGCGCACACGGAGCGGCCCGGTATCTGCGCAGCGGCAGCGGCCAGGGCTGGTTCAACCGGGTCAGTGCCGCTTTTTTTGGTAGCGCGGGCGTTGCTGCTTTGCTCCGGGCATAA